Sequence from the Camarhynchus parvulus chromosome 1, STF_HiC, whole genome shotgun sequence genome:
ATCAGCAGCCttgtggctgctcctgcacacacaAGAGCTGAACACACATTCAAAGACTTTGTTCAGCCCTTGGCTGTAGACATTTCTGTACAGTTGTGTTCAGCTGTGTATATGTCCCAGATAGTTCTCAGAATCAGCATAACATACTTTTTAAAGACTTACCTGGGAGGGCATTGTCCTTGGCTAGCAGCCTTCAGCCTCAAATTGTACACAGActcagggaggaggagggttGTTGGAGATAACTGTATCTGCTTTTTGGCCTCTCTGGCTTTGCCAGACCTTGAGGGGTAGATGAGAAAGGGTTTATCCACTTCTTAAAACATGAGCTAATTCCCTCTCtgttttaatgtcatttttcaCCTGTAATTTCAGTGTAGAGAGAAGCAGGTTTTATACAGAATTGCAGTTGAAGCTCCTTTGAAGCACTGCTCTCTAAAAAACTCTGAGCAGATGAAGGTCGTAGCTCATTTCCCTTTCACGGATGTAGTGCACAGAAAGTACCACGCTGGCTttggcagctgagctgccaaGTCAAGTGTCTGCTACCAGAGTGCTTTGTTTCAAGTGCTGCCCAGTGCCTCCTGCATAAAAGCAAAGCACTGGCCTTAGGCTGCCAGCCATTCACTCTGAACTGCACTAGAGGAGGCCCGGAAGCATTCAGTGCCCTAAAGGGAGGAAGAAATTTTCTGTGAAGTCCTTTCTCAGAGTTCTTGGTTGTTTTTCCAGCTCCAAAACTCTGTAATTGCAACAAGCAAAGAGCCTCTCACTGAGATGCCCTTTACAGCCCTTGCCAGGGTTTATTTCCCAGGAAGGGCCTTGTGTGACAGACTGTTTTGTATTCTCTCCCCTGCAGATCCTGACAAAAAGGGAGATCTAAATTTACGCCTGACTTAAAGAACatgtgttaatatttttttctataagttgattggtttttttgttttctttctcctcgCACAGGTTTGTGCAAGGGAAGATGGAGGgcattctgctgccagcagcatcttGCAGAAGTGTTCCAGAATTaatagaaatacaaaaaacctTGTGGCATGCCAGATCTTCCCGCCAAGTGCTGCTGTTACTGGCTTCACTGTTATCAGCTACTTAGATCATCTCCTGCAGTTGGCACAATTCAGGAGCTGCAAGAACAGCTCAGATTTACCTGATGCGTCATCAGCTCCCATAGATGAACCTCTCAGTGAGCTCAGCAGCTTGTCTAGCCTGAGCAGGAGCGCCTGTTCTGTTCAGTCTAGTGGCAGGGAAAGTTTTTTAGGGTGCTGGCAGCAATCCTTAAGTCTGACTTCATCTGTTGCTTGGGTAACAGCGGAAGACTTTCCCACTCTGGAAGTGGGAAAGCTGGTGAGTGAACAGCATGAACAAGAGGAGAAGCCTGTCTCTGCAGAATTGGGCAGTGTAAGCCTCAACAATCAAACTCTTTGGGACTCACAGTTTCTGATCTCTTCTGTGAAGGAAGGGGATAAAGAGAAGGATAATGAATCAAGTTCACAGCTTAGTTGGACTGATGGTATCTCTGCAACGGATAAATTGGAGAGAGTTTCCTCTTCAAACACCAAATGTTCACGTGGAAACAGTTCCAAGTTGTTACAACATCCCTTGGAATCTGAGGTAAAAAACAATTACCCAAAAACTAATAGTAGAAATTATTCTTAtgcagaaaaatcccacaacTCCCTTGTTTGCAAGAGAGATGCCTCAACTCCTAATTACATAAATGTAGCTGGAATGTCTCAGATGGACTCCGTATTTTGGGAAGAGCTCCCATTCTCAGAAAGCCTAAATGAATTGTTGGCCAGAATAGAGGATGGCAGGAGTGTTGTAACATCACCCAGCCTTGCAGGCAAACTTGTCCATCTTGAGAGCAGCAAGTTGGGTGTAAGTGTTAACAAATCGTATTCCAGGCAAGCTGTAGGTGATTTGCCTGCAGCCAGTGTCTCAGGGAGGCTCTTGCCAGCAGTAGGGAATGATAGCTGGGAGACCacagtgtttgcttttcttcagtcAAATGCAAACTCTCCAAGTGATGTCTCACAATATGAGTCTTCCCCTAGTGATTTATCTTCAACCCTCAAGGAAGGTGGAGCGTCCTCACCAGTTACACCAGAGCCTTCTGTTTCTCAGAGCAGATGTATGCAGTCCAAAGAAGCAAATAATGACGTTGCAAATTCATCTTGGTCTTTTATTAGGCTGCATGGAGAAACCTCCTGTTCAAAAAAGAGCAAGACAGCCACCTGTGTGCATTCTGCATGGGAAAGCTGTTTAGCTTCttgtgaaaataaagaaaactattCTACACCGAGCCAAAAAACAGATCTTACACTCACAGGAGCCCAGGTCTCTGATCCACCAGCTCCCAACAATGCAAGAAGTATTtataaaagagaattaaaacCATTGACAGAACTGTCAGATAATACCTTCAGAAGTGTTAGTAGGAAAGAGCTGCAGTGGAACAACATCTTCCCTGAAGGCAGCTACAATGCTTCTGCTGATCTCTTTGATGCAAGTGTAAGAGATGTAGCAAAACCTGTGGAATTCTTAAATAAATCATGTAGTTCTTCAATGCAGGAAGATACTTTGACAGAGAAGGTCACAGCTGAATCGGTGCTTTCTCCTGGAGGTGTTCCTTGTAAGAGTTCAAAACTGAGCTCATCCCTACCCACGTCCCCTCATGCTTTCAGCAAGCACAGTACACCTGTCACTTACTCCTTTTGGGATTCAGAATGCAGTTCAGTTTGTGCTCAGGACTTCATTCCTTATTCACAGTCAACTCCTATGACAAAACCTCTGCAGAAATTATGGCCTGTTGGGGAAAGAAGCTCTTTTGTCACCCTCTTcacccctaaaaatcccactaaaatccATTCCAAAGGCAAGCGATCCAGGTCTTCCTTTCAGAACacgctgctgcagcagcttaCTGGGAAGTTAGTGAAACGTGAGAGACCAAGGAAcaggaaagacaaagaaagTGGTAGCTCTGCTTCCCAGAAGTTCCTGAACAGTCAACTGCCTGCCAGCTTGGAGGACTGGATCCCTCCATCTTCAAACAAAGGGCTGAAACCAACTCcatctttaaatttaaaagcagttaGCTGGGCTGCTGACTTGCAATCCACCTGTGGGCACACTGGCAGGAACCctatttctgaaagcagaaagagcAGTGAAAATGATGCAAATCTCATCCAAAATGACAGAATAAGCCCTGGGGATAGAGCCAGGATTCTAACAACTCCTTTATCTGCAAGTGTCACCAAGACCTTGTTTTTAAATGATCCTGTCCTGAAAACTTGTTCCCCTTCAGAAGGTGAGAATCACCTCTCAGGTGGAAATTATTCAGGGGTTGTGTTGGAAAGGCCAAGTGTCTGGTCCCCTGAGCTGTTCTTCCAAGCACGGACCCCTTTTTCCAAGAAGCCAAAATACTAGGAAAGAtacatttctgtgctgtgttctttttaattttttgtaacTTTTGGGAAGGATCTGGTGGAAGAAAAGAGctatttaaaagttaaattgTTTATACACCTGTCAGCATATGTCTTGCAAAGAGGAATTAAGTTTATTTTCAGACCTTTGTACCACAGAGATGAGGGAAATTAGAATTTGTAGTTACTATGTTCTCTTGAAAATTAATGAGAATGTGCAATAAACACTTCTGTAAATGTGTGAGTATTGAATAAGTCTCACTTCATAAAGTACAAGTAGGTGGAGTGTTTTAATGTTCACTGCTGTCTTTTCATCACAAGAGCAGCACTGGAATCCATGTCCACTCCACATTTTTGCCTGATGACTCTCGGGAGAAGGGCCAAATTTTCATTGAAGATTTGATGGTGCCTTGTATCTGAGCCCATTGAGATCCTGTGACAGCCTTGAGTTGGGTGGAGGGGGCCATCCTGAGAgcttggcagcagctcccagttttCCTACAGGCTTTTTCAAGTTAAAGATGGCTAGTGGCAGGTTCCTGACTGTCTTCCCTCTCCTTGCATTAAGGTCTTCTGTATCCCAAATCCAAACCAGCTGCATTTGGGATCATTGAACAGAGAAATCTTGGATTTGCTGCTTGTAAGCTTGTAGGTCAGGTCCGGCAGAAGGATGTGGGAATCTGGTGTCACAGGATCTGAGCAGCCtgaaaatgctgacattttGTAGTGAGTGAGTGCTCTAAGGTCCTACTGTGGCCCAAGGGGGTGAAGGGAATGCACCACACTTGTAGAACCAGAAACGGACCTAAAAGAACTTGCTgtgactttttattttgaggTATAAAATGAATGTGAACCATTTACATTGTGACTGGTGACAGGGAGGGGTTACTTGGTTCCTTCTCAGCTGCAAGGCAGATGTTTTTATCTTCCTATGTTTGAGGCCTCATAATTTCTACAGAATCTACTTAAGCCTCCCTCTTCGTTCAGAAGAGTTTTTCAGGAATAAGGGCATTCACTCTCACTACATTGTTCCTTATCTATGATTTTTAGCATAGATCACCATCACAGAACATACAGGTaaacattttcagtttctcagtCTCTAGCCTAACTTCTGCACCTTCTAATCAAATGCTTTTCCCTTTGAGAGATGGGAGGGAGGAGGGTATTTGGAATCAAACAAGCTTCTcctgtggctgagcagggaatgaATGAGGTACAGCCTCTCCTGCCAAGGGTGCAGATGTGGTGAGGCTGCAGGCATTCCTGCAGGCTGACCCAAGAAAAAGTCACACATGGTTATGTAGCAGGTCTGCACAGGTAAATTCCTTCTACAAAGAAGCTTTTTCAAGTCAGCATTGGTTGGTTcggttattttttttttctccttatttacAGTTGAAATTTAGGCACAGGTTCAAAGACTTGCCTGGCATTGAAAGGAcagggagcacagctctggagaTCACTGAAAGACCTTATCTCTTCTTGCTGTCCCCAGCAAGAATCTCAAGCACACTACGAAAGTACCTCTGGTATTTAAGGATCCTGCAAGAGCAGATGGCAGTGGAAAGAGGTGCAAGATTTCTTCAGACAGGTCCAAGCCtagagctctgcagccctgaaCCCTAGacataaacagaagaaaaaggaacatCTTGTTATagcaaagagagagacagagaaagagcaaaattaGACATCGCAATTTTTAACAATGTTTAATTGATAAACTGATGATGTTTTTTAACagagaggggaaatttaggttaaatacacagaagaaattcttcactgtgagggtggtgaggcactggcacaggttgcccagagaagctgtggatgccccattcctgaaagcattcaaggccaggttggatgcaGCAGGGATATTGGAAGATctttgaagtcccttccaacccaaaatcattctgtggttctgtgaccAAGGTAACCTGTGAGTGTAGTTGCTTGCAAAGTGTGGTGCCAGTGACAGCAGAACATGTTGCAGAACatggcagggctctgctgtaaAGGACACAGAGCTCCCTATGCAAGGCCTCCTGGCACAGACAGGAGAAGGAGTTACAAGGGCTTTGCAAGCTGCTGCTGAGTTGTCCAGCTGAGCTTTAGCCCAGCAAATCAGTGCACCAAAACCACACCAGGGCTGCTTCAGTCAGGGTAGGGCAAGGCTTCAGGATGAGGCCAAGTGAAAAGGCCTGGACTCGTGCCTGCATTTACCAAGTGCTGTGCCTAGTGGAAAGATTTTATGCATTGCAAATAAAATCCAACTTGATGAACCCTTGGGGCAAGTGGAAAAGGAGTAAGAAATGTTGCCTGCCTGGAAATTATAAATCTGCATGTATAGCTTATGTAGAAGAAATGAAGTGAAAGACTGCATTACTCATACCCAAATCACTGAGCTTAGGGAAGGCAATACAGAAAAGGTTTTAAGACATAACACTTGAAACCAGTTTTTTCTACTACAGCACATAATAGGGTACTGCAGTTATCACTGGCTCTTTAAGCGCTGCCTTGTGATGAACTGGACTGATACCCACTCTATCACCAGGAGTTAGAGCTGATCCAAGTGAGACACCAGAGACTTAATGCAGCTGGCTATGAAACACTGCTAGAGCTTCTACATCATACACCTGGCAGCATCTTGACATGAAATGTTTGGTCCAGcatgagtgatttttttttcagcagacaATTCATTCACATACCAGGGTAAGTGATAGCTTTGGTGCAGGCTGATGTGATTATAATTATAAGCTTGTACGAAAAGACTAAAGCTCAGCATGTTTAATTCTGAGGGTAATAAAACTCCTGAAAATGCACACTGGGTTTGTGATTGATTCCCTATGCATAGAAATCCATAAATCAAGACTAGATTTTAAATTAGGCAGGACTGTCTGCGCCATACTATTGAAATTAAAGCAGAGCACTCAGATCTCCTGTGCTTTGTGCAAGAGGACTACACACAGAGTGAGAGCAAAAAATATTGTTGTGTGACAGGCCCCTGTCAGCAAGATGCCATCTTCTGGGCAGAGCTCCCCACGTGCTCGGTAGGGAGACTTTGACCATGAGAGGATGGAAGAGAGGCACAAAAAGCTCTCTTGCTTTTGCTCCTGTAGTCAGTTAGCCTTGCAtgtgctccccagggcagcttGTTCCCTTTTTGCAGGGAGCCTTTGTATGCTCCCATTTCTTTCACCCCCAGCAaagcctggcacaggctgtaCCCTTGCTGCTACACCTGCTGAACAAGAAGCAGGTTGCACATCCCACTGGTTACATGCTCCTTGGAAGGAAGAGCTGCCACTCTTCACATGCCCCTTACCTTTCCCAGGAAGAGTTTGGTCTGTTTTCTCCAgcaaaagcaacacaaaacacAACTCCCAAAAGCAACACACTCCAGCCCTCCTCTCTTTCAATAAATATTCACTTCCCAAGAGGTCTGAGCATCTAGAGGATGTTTCCTTCGCCTCCCTTTACCTTGTACCTACCTGGAAGCATGCAGGGACTTTTCCCTATCGAAATACCTCTCTGTTCTCTCACTGACTCAAATTGCCAGCTTCCTGGGGAAGGAAGAGCAGATGGTCCAGCCCTCATGTCAGGCATTTACCAAGGAAGGAGCTTCAAGGTCAGTGGAAGAGGCAATAAAAGACACATGGTGTCTTCAAGCTTCACAGCTCGTTTCTCCGTGTAAGTGTTAGCAGGAGGCATCTTTGATGtgaggcagagcacaggggaagaAACCTGATCCCCAGAAGTCAGAGTATAAACTGAAATGTATTTACCAAAAGACAATAGGCTTAAAATGAGAGATCTTGTCCAAAAGGATTTTAGGTCTTGAGGAAGGCAGATCACTGGGGAACTCCAGGGGAGTTCAGTGAGGATGAAAACAGAAAGTTGAAGGCTGAACAGAAGGAATggcattaaaaaccaaaaaaattactAGGTCAAAGAATAAAAGACAACCAAAGCATCCAACTATCATCCAACATTTATCCTACACAAATCCAGGATCTTGCATGAACAAGAGTTTAACCTGCCACAGGTTTGCAAGGCCAGTGGGTGGATGGTGCCCCTGTCAAAGGCCACCCTCTAGTGCCTGATGCTGGCATTTCTTTGGCATTTCAAATCTCTATAATTTCTCCTACTTTgaggtttgtttgggtttttttctcttctcctgcaAAGGCACCTTGCTCCCATGGGCAGCACCTCTACATCTGCTCTTCTTGTGAGTCTCATGCTGCAAGAGCCTCGATATGCTCAGCCCAAGCAGAAAATCCTCAGTAGCCATTCATTTGCTGGTCTAATGTCAAATCATGTCAACTGAATGCTTTGTATTTAAGGCAACTTTGCTTTTCAGTCCAaatcaaaaaccaaacaaatccaaCACTTTAGACACCAAGTGGAAAGgattaaacatttatttacatACAGATACACATGTAAGCAATTTCTAAGTATAAAAAGGACATTACAAATAAATGTGAAGCATCATACATTCATCATCCTGGTCATTCAAAACACATTCCTTTCTCAAGCCCACTGTACCACACTTGACCACAAGAACTTAAAGAAGAGACAAGCCAAATGCTTCTGACAGTGAATGATTCACAGTTTGGTGATCTGCTAACACCTATACCCTCCCCAAGGACAGCACTACCCCACCAACGAGATCAATTGTCTGACCAGCTGTAGTGCATTCTCTCCACTGAAATGGTTGTGCTTGATCAACAAAAACCACATCCTCTGCTCATCCTTCTGGCCAAATGTTTAGGAATGAGGGTTCTTGCTAAAATTCTGTACATTGTGCTAAATTCACAATTGTTGGGGAAAAGACAGCAGACCTTTgtgggaaaaaccccaacacagaAAATTCCTTTAATGCTGTGACTTCCCTGGCATGGAAATCACaaacaaaatgctgctgttaGTGCTTAAGCAGATGATTTAAACTACAATTCAAACTATAGTTGATGGTGTAAAATATACTTTGTTCATGCTGTAAAAGAAATTACGTGTTTCAATGTTGATTTGATAGTAATCAAAGCTGAGGGTAATTCAGGTTTTCTCCTGAGGAAATGAAGATGCCTTTGTAGCATCTCTGAAAATTATCATAGCTTtcaggaaagaggaaatgtttTAGATTCAAAAGTCTAAAGGTAATGCAGAGCATGACAAACTTGTCAGTTAGATAACATTACAAAGGGAAACAAGCCAgtaaacataaaattaaaatgcctACTCAAAGTATTAATGAATTCAAATGAGAACGGGGTGATTCTTTCTGTATAGATCAAAAgcagtttgaaaaaaatctcatgatCTGCAAATTCACAGAACAGCCAAATatgagcagcagaacagagtgaagtggaaataaaagagcagaaagagcCTTGTCCCATATTGACAGCTGAGTGACTACAGCTGCTCCAATctcagggttttggggatttttttccttttgtaaacaGCTGTGGAGAATAAAATGGATGTGACATATCTGCAGTGCATCTTATTATGCTAAAAACTATGGCATATTTTAAACTACTTCCCTAATATCCAGAGATATACTTGTCACTCCCAATCAGCATAGTAACAAGCACTGGGCTTGCTCCATACTCTCATTAGAGGGCCTTTTCTCCACTAAAATGTTGGCTTCAGAAGTTCGTTTTTCCCCCTTCAATGCTGGCTGTGTGTGGGGGTGAGTGGTAACCCTTTCTTCCCCAAAGGTCTGTAAGAACTGAGGCAACACCAGTGCCTGAAATCATAGCAGCTGTCCCCACCATAGACCAAGTATTTAACCCCCCCTCTATTAAAATGTGAAACTGacattccctctcctctgcttgCCCTTCTGTAAAGAATCAGCTGCTGGGACACTGTGGGACACTGCATTTACTAAAGCTCAGTGGCAATGATGCAACCCCAGCCCTCAGAGACATTCTCAGcactccccctccccagggacagctccttcTCCACACCACCCCAAGTCTCACtggatggagagcagcacccACCTACTCACTAGAGAGCAACTCATTTGCACCAAACTCCCATAAATTCTCAATGTCTGAATCTCCTTTATTGGTCCTCTAAGAAGGGAAGTATTCCTTACAGGGTGCCCTGGCTAGAAGGGGCTTATTGAATTATTAACTTTTGTCCATAGTAAGAAGCTCAAGGTGGCACAGAAAATgagtctctgctgctcttctttctAAGTAAAGCAGGAGTCAGATCTAGTGTTTCATGCAATCAGATCATCCCTCCACAGTGCTTGAGGCATGAGCAGTAATTAGAGAAGAACAGATTCATTGATG
This genomic interval carries:
- the DDIAS gene encoding DNA damage-induced apoptosis suppressor protein isoform X2 is translated as MNSVQGLLAASVISIQNSCFIYPACQNCFSRLVLHSRRFNCLKCGCTGEAKDASYRYRLSLKIADTNDLFDITVFGSCLDPFFGVTAENLQRYIQDFNQLSGETNTESTARALVQAVETCFIGKRFIFGVKVCAREDGGHSAASSILQKCSRINRNTKNLVACQIFPPSAAVTGFTVISYLDHLLQLAQFRSCKNSSDLPDASSAPIDEPLSELSSLSSLSRSACSVQSSGRESFLGCWQQSLSLTSSVAWVTAEDFPTLEVGKLVSEQHEQEEKPVSAELGSVSLNNQTLWDSQFLISSVKEGDKEKDNESSSQLSWTDGISATDKLERVSSSNTKCSRGNSSKLLQHPLESEVKNNYPKTNSRNYSYAEKSHNSLVCKRDASTPNYINVAGMSQMDSVFWEELPFSESLNELLARIEDGRSVVTSPSLAGKLVHLESSKLGVSVNKSYSRQAVGDLPAASVSGRLLPAVGNDSWETTVFAFLQSNANSPSDVSQYESSPSDLSSTLKEGGASSPVTPEPSVSQSRCMQSKEANNDVANSSWSFIRLHGETSCSKKSKTATCVHSAWESCLASCENKENYSTPSQKTDLTLTGAQVSDPPAPNNARSIYKRELKPLTELSDNTFRSVSRKELQWNNIFPEGSYNASADLFDASVRDVAKPVEFLNKSCSSSMQEDTLTEKVTAESVLSPGGVPCKSSKLSSSLPTSPHAFSKHSTPVTYSFWDSECSSVCAQDFIPYSQSTPMTKPLQKLWPVGERSSFVTLFTPKNPTKIHSKGKRSRSSFQNTLLQQLTGKLVKRERPRNRKDKESGSSASQKFLNSQLPASLEDWIPPSSNKGLKPTPSLNLKAVSWAADLQSTCGHTGRNPISESRKSSENDANLIQNDRISPGDRARILTTPLSASVTKTLFLNDPVLKTCSPSEGENHLSGLLYPKSKPAAFGIIEQRNLGFAACKLVGQVRQKDVGIWCHRI
- the DDIAS gene encoding DNA damage-induced apoptosis suppressor protein isoform X1 — encoded protein: MNSVQGLLAASVISIQNSCFIYPACQNCFSRLVLHSRRFNCLKCGCTGEAKDASYRYRLSLKIADTNDLFDITVFGSCLDPFFGVTAENLQRYIQDFNQLSGETNTESTARALVQAVETCFIGKRFIFGVKVCAREDGGHSAASSILQKCSRINRNTKNLVACQIFPPSAAVTGFTVISYLDHLLQLAQFRSCKNSSDLPDASSAPIDEPLSELSSLSSLSRSACSVQSSGRESFLGCWQQSLSLTSSVAWVTAEDFPTLEVGKLVSEQHEQEEKPVSAELGSVSLNNQTLWDSQFLISSVKEGDKEKDNESSSQLSWTDGISATDKLERVSSSNTKCSRGNSSKLLQHPLESEVKNNYPKTNSRNYSYAEKSHNSLVCKRDASTPNYINVAGMSQMDSVFWEELPFSESLNELLARIEDGRSVVTSPSLAGKLVHLESSKLGVSVNKSYSRQAVGDLPAASVSGRLLPAVGNDSWETTVFAFLQSNANSPSDVSQYESSPSDLSSTLKEGGASSPVTPEPSVSQSRCMQSKEANNDVANSSWSFIRLHGETSCSKKSKTATCVHSAWESCLASCENKENYSTPSQKTDLTLTGAQVSDPPAPNNARSIYKRELKPLTELSDNTFRSVSRKELQWNNIFPEGSYNASADLFDASVRDVAKPVEFLNKSCSSSMQEDTLTEKVTAESVLSPGGVPCKSSKLSSSLPTSPHAFSKHSTPVTYSFWDSECSSVCAQDFIPYSQSTPMTKPLQKLWPVGERSSFVTLFTPKNPTKIHSKGKRSRSSFQNTLLQQLTGKLVKRERPRNRKDKESGSSASQKFLNSQLPASLEDWIPPSSNKGLKPTPSLNLKAVSWAADLQSTCGHTGRNPISESRKSSENDANLIQNDRISPGDRARILTTPLSASVTKTLFLNDPVLKTCSPSEGENHLSGGNYSGVVLERPSVWSPELFFQARTPFSKKPKY